A window from Temnothorax longispinosus isolate EJ_2023e chromosome 1, Tlon_JGU_v1, whole genome shotgun sequence encodes these proteins:
- the LOC139809022 gene encoding uncharacterized protein — MRFPKMAKFAIVAIVLLASTVSQSQRIIRETTTQSADANVAAMRDILQKISSGDSNTEDDSKLVEIIKEAVVRTAEEIKTPTGSIEAAAKKAQILVSELTSAYTNAIYNAKSPEDGRENFVRFQTTVQAIVEFIKNGQFLA, encoded by the exons ATGCGATTTCCGAAGATGGCAAAGTTTGCAATTGTCGCGATCGTTCTGCTGGCGAGCACTGTCTCGCAGTCCCAGAGGATAATTAGGGAAACAACCACACAATCCGCAG ATGCGAACGTAGCGGCTATGAGAGACATCCTGCAGAAGATCTCGAGCGGGGATTCGAACACGGAGGATGACTCAAAGCTCGTCGAAATCATTAAGGAGGCAGTCGTGAGGACCGCGGAAGAAATTAAGACGCCCACAGGCTCGATCGAGGCGGCCGCTAAAAAAGCGCAGATATTGGTGTCCGAATTGACCTCGGCGTACACGAACGCTATCTACAATGCCAAATCTCCCGAGGATGGTCGAGAGAATTTTGTGCGCTTCCAGACCACTGTCCAGGCGATCGTGGAATTCATCAAAAACGGTCAATTTTTGGCATAG
- the LOC139813205 gene encoding dnaJ homolog subfamily C member 4 — protein sequence MAQFLRVCKPEICCVARSYGTQRYQQNHYETLNVSPDASQKDIRQAFIRLSKRLHPDTSGKQDHADFVKLNEAYTILGKESARRQYDFELKYCRYNPSYTYHSQSTQYGSQWEYEVRTAGGPWPPSQQKPNAFFGLLIALVFCGLGLLQLIFMFYTIKVRKIVTLRNARIENEYQQIRNSAHTRTNQFVIKNINSAEDLNEYLTKDGNEC from the exons ATGGCACAATTCCTCCGAGTGTGCAAGCCGGAAATCTGTTGCGTGGCCAGAAGTTACGGGACTCAGAG GTACCAGCAGAATCATTATGAAACTTTAAATGTTTCACCCGATGCGTCACAGAAAGACATCAGACAAGCTTTTATCAGGTTGTCAAAACGA CTGCATCCTGATACTAGTGGAAAACAAGATCATGCTGATTTTGTCAAGTTGAACGAGGCATATACGATTCTGGGAAAGGAAAGTGCAAGGCGTCAATATGATTTTGAATTGAAATACTGTAGATACAATCCATCCTACACATATCATTCACAGAGCAC ACAATATGGGAGTCAATGGGAATATGAAGTACGTACGGCAGGAGGACCGTGGCCACCGTCTCAGCAAAAGCCAAATGCGTTTTTTGGCCTCCTAATAGCCCTGGTGTTTTGTGGGTTGGGGTTGCTACAACTTATTTTCATGTTCTATACTATTAAAGTGAGAAAGATAGTAACTTTGCGAAATGCTCGAATAGAGAACGAATACCAACAAATTCGAAACTCGGCACACACTAGAACCAATcagtttgttataaaaaatataaattccgcAGAGGATCTGAACGAGTACCTGACGAAAGACGGTAATGAATGttag
- the LOC139813185 gene encoding arylalkylamine N-acetyltransferase 1 isoform X2, translated as MDYHIEIINKDDKLKVLKFLRRFFFRDEPLNQSIQLIPEGEDSTCMELEDYCSHSSLENNLSLMAVSASGAIVGVLLNGKMDPPSNEEPEYIQSCKNAKFKKILRLLHHIDKGVNINGQYRDFNVLEVRIISVDTNWRGKGVGKTLIEKSMEIAKEQGFHYIRADCTSFFSGKLCARLGFDAIYNLNYNDYVDEDGKPIFSPASPHTAVVAYIKKLST; from the exons ATGGATTATCATATCGAGATAATTAATAAGGATGACAAACTGAAAGTGCTGAAGTTCCTAAGGAGATTCTTCTTCAGAGATGAGCCGCTCAATCAGAGCATCCAATTGATTCCAGAGGGTGAAGACAGTACTTGCATGGAATTGGAGGATTACTGCAGCCACTCGTCGctcgaaaataatttgagtCTGATGGCAGTTTCCGCGAGTGGTGCAATTGTTGGAGTTCTGCTTAATG GTAAAATGGATCCTCCATCGAACGAAGAACCAGAATACATACAATCGTGTAAAAACgcgaaatttaaaaagatactAAGATTATTGCACCATATAGACAAAGGTGTAAACATAAATGGACAATATCGGGATTTCAACGTTCTAGAGGTCAGAATAATTTCGGTGGATACAAATTGGAGAGGAAAAGGTGTCGGGAAAACGCTCATAGAAAAGTCgat GGAAATCGCAAAGGAGCAAGGATTTCATTATATCAGGGCAGACTGCACGTCCTTTTTTTCCGGTAAGTTATGCGCGCGACTTGGCTTCGACGCGATATACAATCTTAATTATAACGACTACGTGGATGAGGACGGGAAGCCAATCTTTTCACCCGCGTCACCTCACACGGCGGTTGTTgcatatataaagaaattatcaaCATAA
- the LOC139813185 gene encoding arylalkylamine N-acetyltransferase 1 isoform X1: MENIRATNQLDAIRIDSDKTTNFAKDAPRITKYSLADSADGSNGGMDYHIEIINKDDKLKVLKFLRRFFFRDEPLNQSIQLIPEGEDSTCMELEDYCSHSSLENNLSLMAVSASGAIVGVLLNGKMDPPSNEEPEYIQSCKNAKFKKILRLLHHIDKGVNINGQYRDFNVLEVRIISVDTNWRGKGVGKTLIEKSMEIAKEQGFHYIRADCTSFFSGKLCARLGFDAIYNLNYNDYVDEDGKPIFSPASPHTAVVAYIKKLST; encoded by the exons ATGGAGAACATACGCGCAACAAATCAGCTTGATGCGATTCGCATCGACAGCGACAAGACTACCAATTTTGCGAAAGATGCACCGAGGATTACGAAATACTCG TTGGCCGATTCGGCTGACGGATCGAACGGTGGTATGGATTATCATATCGAGATAATTAATAAGGATGACAAACTGAAAGTGCTGAAGTTCCTAAGGAGATTCTTCTTCAGAGATGAGCCGCTCAATCAGAGCATCCAATTGATTCCAGAGGGTGAAGACAGTACTTGCATGGAATTGGAGGATTACTGCAGCCACTCGTCGctcgaaaataatttgagtCTGATGGCAGTTTCCGCGAGTGGTGCAATTGTTGGAGTTCTGCTTAATG GTAAAATGGATCCTCCATCGAACGAAGAACCAGAATACATACAATCGTGTAAAAACgcgaaatttaaaaagatactAAGATTATTGCACCATATAGACAAAGGTGTAAACATAAATGGACAATATCGGGATTTCAACGTTCTAGAGGTCAGAATAATTTCGGTGGATACAAATTGGAGAGGAAAAGGTGTCGGGAAAACGCTCATAGAAAAGTCgat GGAAATCGCAAAGGAGCAAGGATTTCATTATATCAGGGCAGACTGCACGTCCTTTTTTTCCGGTAAGTTATGCGCGCGACTTGGCTTCGACGCGATATACAATCTTAATTATAACGACTACGTGGATGAGGACGGGAAGCCAATCTTTTCACCCGCGTCACCTCACACGGCGGTTGTTgcatatataaagaaattatcaaCATAA
- the LOC139813126 gene encoding maternal embryonic leucine zipper kinase, with the protein MVRYAALKGLYDLEKTIGSGGFAKVKLATHVATGEKVAIKIMEKTALGEDLPRVKVEVEALKTLLHQHICRLYQVIETDSHYFMVMEYCSGGELFDHIVEKNRLSESDSRKFFCQIVSAVAYMHNLGYAHRDLKPENVLLDKDENLKLIDFGLCAKPKMGIQAHLYTSCGSPTYAAPELIMGKKYLGSEVDIWSMGVLLYALLCGFLPFDDNNLENLYKKILTGKYEEPYWLSNDSKTLIKSMLQINPIKRITIHELCRHPWITGNSRKPISFIHRIEFEKDDEVLSTMSAICGRNSTDIWKKLVQSDRTDYRTATYLLLLDRKLRGLSLKLTSTMRSHLKQEMNGTNVPQREIMANNFITKLDHSPRSRTNNEPSPTIDVTYDVLPKRTENKFIEPYTSTRKRLRSRDCDDVSPPVVPTKRLLENRPATPTQFSTPDSKVPQTSTPGSARKVMMGLERGLNRVRYVLTPKRRVKNENTDPDEPNVLSGKGLSNVSATCSGCPKHVLSKLRRALRQKGIMCRQKGFILQGETEESFPEGKKDSAKSISSQNSCSFELEVCLLEIDPNGKRLVGIRRKRLKGDAWVYKRVCEEILALTAEDISTDSEVASESKCPI; encoded by the exons ATGGTGCGATACGCTGCCCTGAAAGGACTGTACGACCTGGAGAAGACGATCGGTAGCGGTGGCTTCGCCAAAGTCAAACTCGCGACTCACGTCGCTACCGGCGAAAAGGTTGCCATCAAGATTATGGAGAAGACTGCGTTAGGT GAAGATTTACCAAGGGTGAAGGTCGAAGTGGAGGCACTTAAAACACTGCTGCATCAACACATCTGTAGGCTGTATCAAGTGATAGAGACGGACAGTCATTATTTCATGGTGATGGAATATTGTTCTGGTGGAGAACTGTTTGATCACATAG TTGAGAAAAACCGATTGTCGGAATCTGACTCGCGCAAATTTTTTTGCCAAATAGTGTCTGCTGTTGCATACATGCACAATTTGGGATATGCTCATAGAGATTTAAAgcct gaaaatgttttattggaTAAAGATGagaatttaaagttaattgaCTTTGGGCTATGCGCAAAACCCAAAATGGGAATTCAGGCACATTTATATACCTCTTGCGGTTCTCCCACGTATGCTGCACCAGAGCTTATAATGGGAAAGAAATATCTAG GCTCAGAAGTTGATATCTGGAGTATGGGAGTTCTTCTTTACGCCTTATTGTGTGGCTTTTTGCCTTTCGATGACAATAATTTAGAGaacttgtataaaaaaatactt ACTGGCAAATATGAGGAACCGTATTGGTTGTCCAATGATAGTAAAACACTGATCAAGTCAATGTTACAAATCAATCCGATAAAGAGAATCACCATTCACGAATTATGTCGTCATCCATGGATTACAGGAAATTCTCGAAAGCCTATATCATTCATTCACAGAATAGAA TTTGAAAAAGATGACGAAGTATTGAGTACTATGTCTGCCATTTGCGGTCGGAATAGCACAGATATATGGAAGAAACTTGTGCAGAGTGATAGAACCGATTACAGAACGGCTACATATCTGTTGTTACTTGACAGAAAATTACGTGGACTTTCATTGAAATTAACATCTACGATGAGGTCTCATCTTAAGCAAGAAATG AATGGCACAAATGTTCCACAACGTGAAATAATGGCCAACAATTTTATAACCAAACTTGATCATTCTCCAAGAAGCAGAACAAACAACGAGCCATCTCCAACGATTGATGTCACTTATGATGTACTGCCTAAAAGaactgaaaataaatttatagaacCATATACGTCGACAAGAAAAAGATTACGAAGTAGAGACTGTGACGATGTATCACCGCCTG taGTTCCAACAAAGAGGCTGCTTGAAAACAGACCAGCTACTCCAACGCAATTCTCAACACCAGATTCCAA agttCCTCAGACATCTACACCCGGTAGTGCAAGAAAAGTTATGATGGGGTTAGAGCGAGGGTTGAATCGAGTAAGATATGTTCTTACACCGAAAAGACGAGTGAAGAACGAAAACACCGATCCGGATGAACCAAATGTATTGTCGGGGAAG GGTCTTTCTAACGTATCTGCAACATGCAGCGGTTGCCCAAAACATGTCCTCTCGAAATTACGAAGAGCACTTCGGCAAAAGGGTATAATGTGCCGTCAAAAAGG ATTCATTTTGCAAGGAGAAACTGAAGAATCCTTTCCGGAAGGTAAAAAAGATTCGGCGAAATCGATTTCTTCGCAGAATTCCTGTTCTTTCGAATTGGAAGTCTGCCTCTTAGAGATCGATCCGAACGGTAAACGATTAGTCGGCATTCGTCGGAAAAGATTAAAGGGTGATGCATGGGTTTACAAACGCGTCTGTGAGGAAATTCTTGCTCTCACTGCAGAAGATATTTCCACAGATTCAGAGGTTGCTTCTGAATCTAAGTGTcctatttga